One Pelmatolapia mariae isolate MD_Pm_ZW linkage group LG1, Pm_UMD_F_2, whole genome shotgun sequence genomic window, CCCCGAAATGCTGAGAAGAAAGCATATTTGAAGGAAAAAGCCGACGGtgctgaagcttctttcagatAAACTCGCTGTATCACTGCAATATGGCAGCCTCTTCTTTTACGGTCGTCACAACCGAGTCTTCAAAGCGCCTCCGTGTGACAGCGTCTCCACAGGCCGCTCGAAGTAATGCACACCACACGTTTAATGCGTTCGCTAGCCGAAAAAATATCTCCGAAAttgaagaaagaaagacaaattgTAATCGAAAGATCAAATTTGCTCCGTTTTTTTCCTGCAACAAGATACTTTAGAATCCTAGAGTCTCAACTGACTTGAAGCGCATTTTTTTTGAGCAATTAcagagttttagtttattttaggCTTGAAATACTGGGGATACTGGCTTCTTGGAACTTTTGTGCATCACTTGCATATTAATGtaaagaaacaggaagaaattAATAAGAATCTAAAATCAGCTGGAGATCTGACCCATATTAATATACATGGCAATGCCATTAGACAGCTTATAATGTACAAATACTCAGGGGTGCAAATTCATAATGCACTTACCTGGAACATACATGTGAAAAGCGTATGTGTCAGAGTTCATCAGCAGCTTCATTTTCACTGGAGACTTTGAGTTTTTGGGGTCTGCTGCAAcactgtgtcattttttttatagaaCTACTACAAAGTTTGTCTTAAATTTATGGCATCAGCAACTGGTTTGGAAATTTACCACTCAAGATCAaattttaatttgattaaaacggcaggagaaaaaaaatcacagcaacaACACTCCTCAGTCACCAAGATATTTTTGTACAGTCTGCTGTTGAGCAGGCTACCAGGATTTTATCCGACCCCTCACACGTCCTGTTCTCAGAGTTGATGAACTCTGGCAGAAGGAACAGAGTCCCCAGTGTAAGTATAACTGTTGTAAACATTATTTGTTCCACTGTCAATTAAACTGATAAAtgagcagctcatgagtgaatgacaGAGAAGTGTCGACGTTTTTGAAGttagttgttttttaattatcacCTATTCTTAAGTCTGTGTGTGACTTTTTAGTGCAGCAGTTGCCTGATCCAGGATGATTTTCTCTTATGggagagttaaaaaaaagttatccTGTATGGTGCTGTGGCAGACCACTTTCTCCAACATGGCTCAGTGGATGAATCAGATTACTTCAGCCTCATCACACTGCTGAACTGCTGTGAGCATGTCTCAAATTTATAGTGTTTCTGCACAAAATACCTAAATTAAAATCACGCTTAGCGATAAAAGCACGCTTGTTGGTACATACTGAAACTTTTATTAGTAATATATGAACTATGGATATACTTCTCTATAAATAATGCAATGTACACAATGTAACCTTACAGTATTAACTAAATTGCCATCTGTCTATGCAGTGGTAAAGCCGTTTGGCTCTGATATTTAAGAGATAAAATAATGCAATGCTGAACTGAGACCGTTTTTTCTGCTCagcctgtgaaaaaaataaatggaaagGTAAAGCAGGAGGACGTGACTGACAGGGACTCCttttaacatcacaaaaaactGATAGAACAAAAGataaactgttctttttttaaagcttttatttaaaaaaaaacaaacaaacaaaaaacacatttaacttcAATAACCAAAGCATTATATTCAACAACAAATACCCCGTTAACAACCTGCTTATTGCAGGACAGCAGAAAAACTTTTCAAGTTGATTGCAGAAACATCAATTAACCATCGAGCTGATGGACGCTAAATTCAGTGTAATCACAATTCAATGTAATTACAAGTGGTTCCATTTTTCTGAGCCTTTGTTTCGTTAATAAAGACTCACTCCCAAAACCTGAAAACTCCTGCAGCTATGAGGTCTGACAGCCAGTGTCTTTTACATAAGCACCATGTCGTTATTCACTTGAATAAGATTTTACTGGCCCGCCTCTGTGAATCACACATCATCAACATACAAACTGTAATtcaaaagatataaaaaaaaaaaaaaaaaaacaccaaaaaaacaaagacaaagacagaattttgagagaaaaaaagatcagCTGTTTCAGTAGTGAAACCATCAAAAGCACCATTTTTCTTTAACTGAAACAATTTCCCAGCAAACAAGTTATCACTGAAGTAACATAACGAGGCACAAACTGCACGAATTAACAATGAACGGGCGACACTGTTAGTGGTTTGGTCAAAGGATTCAGTGCAGCAAATCTGGATGGATCCGAGTTCCAGTTTAGCTTCTACATTATTTATGTATGTGGAGGTCATTCTGCCGAGCTGCTCTGTTGAAGGTAATCCCTAATGTGGACACATACATAAGCTAATAAAACCGTAATGCACTGATCTTGTTTATTGGTGGGAattaattatgttttaaatTATAGGCCTGCAGCAGAAAAGTCTTAGTCTGTATATTAAAGACACACCAAACAGCAACAGCAGGTTAAACATTCAGTTtggattttttaatatttggaaGGAAGCTTCActactgtgtttgctttttttttttttctttttaaatggatCACAAACTGTGCATTTATCTTTTTCCGTCAAAGCTGTTTGGCCAAACACTTATCTGTCATTTTCCAGTTCCACAGCTTCTAATGGCAGTGCATTTGTCTAGAATGTGATAACAGGATTGTTATGATTAATGGAACCGCTGATCATTTCTGAGCTGACTTGTTCTTTTTGGGTGTTTTAGCTCCTCCTTTCTTCTTGGGCGTGGTGAAATTTTTGTCGCAAACTTCACATATCCAGAGAcctgaggagacagagagaattaatcaaaaacatgaaaaaaactacaCTCAGCTCAAGAAGTGAAAAACCTGGGATAAAACCTGAAGGTTACTTGGCTAAACCCCAAATCGTGTTTTGCAGTACAAGCCTCGGTTGGTATTTGTTGGTCTAAAAATCACCTTTGTATGTCCATCTACTCACCTGTAGGTATGGAATCCATGCCTACGCAGAAGGTGTGATATCCTCGATCGCACATGTCGCAGAACATCATCTCGTCCTCGTGGTGGGGCTGCTGGCACACGGTGCAGGTCTTACACTCCATGCACTGCCAGCGGTACGTCTGGATCATGCTCACCAGCTCCTCGCTCATGTCCAAGCAGGATGGGTGGCCTGAAGTTCACGGACATGcgcaaagaagcagaagagcCGGAGAGACACACATGAACCCAGATAAATACATGACACATGGAAAAGACAGGCAAAATACCGCCCTGACATTTTACTGACCCCAGTAAGGCATTTATCCACCGACATACTAAAGCCCATCATCTAAAACAgtaatatttgtgaaattagaACATTTTCAGGTATAATAAATAAGATGCTGAATTTTCCTACCAATGAAACAGCCTTCATCCGAATACCTGCTAATTCAATTGACAGATGACTTTGAACCACACAAGCTAAACTCTCTTACATACAGTATCATAAACAGTACAAATACTTTAAATCATGCTTACACACAGGTATATAAAGTTAGCCAGCCGTTTAACACTTAACTAAAGGTTTCCTTTGACTAAATATGGAGGTGACTTAATACATGTTAACTGCTGATGACTAACTAGACAAtttgcagcaaaaaaacaaacagatgtgaTTAAACTGCCCTCTGGAGTTGAGTGTGTGAACTTACCGCTGTTTTCACACTCGGAGCAGTGAATGAGAGCCTCTGGCTTGCCTTTCTTGTTGGCCTCTTTACCCTTCTGGCAAATGCCACATATATCACTGGGAATGACCTTAGGCTGCAAGGGCAGAATAATGCTATAAAAATCACACACGAGCATCCTGCAGTCATGGGTGTTATTAGAAACAAAACTTTCAATATTTGGTGTCAAAGCTGCATTTAAGGTTTTGGTGAAcaaagattttattatgtttcttATTTAACTATAAATGTGATCTTTAAATAAAAGTGACCCCAGGCTGGCCCTAAAATATCATCTGATCAATCAGCTGCAGCACCACACAAAGTTACCCTTTatgatgttaaaatgttcagtaaatttgaaaaacatttatacACTCTGACTAATGAATGCTCTGACCCTAACATGACTTCTGTCCTCCCCACGAGTGTGCAAACTCTCTCATGATGACTTATGAATGTGGAAATATGAAGTACCTGGCTCATTCCATAGAAAATCAGTGAATGACTCCCACCTGACCCCCTGAGAATCACCTGATTTTTAATGTAGGAACTTCTAGTAACTTTAGCATATCTAATGACACCATGCAAACTATAAAAATACTGGTGGCTGGCAGTGCTACCCATCAGCCTCCTAGAAGATTTGAGAATCCTATTTGATCTTGTTTTCGAGTTATCGTGTTCACAAAGTTGTATGTCCGTGACCCCAGCCCGCCCACCAGGGTGACAACAATACCCCCAGCCTTTCAGAGTGAGGGGTAAAAACTCCCCGAACTACAGGCTTTGGACATACACAGGAGTGGGTTAAAAGGGTTTTAGCCAGTTGTCAAAATGTAAGCAAACTTACATTTGCTTACATGTAAGTTTGCTTGTAACTTGTTTCGATAAAGTTGACCccaaaatgcactttttaaagtttttctccAGTGTACTATTAGACATCAAATCAAGCATCCAGGGTACCAATGCTTGTTTCTGTTACTTTTTACTCTACATCACAGACAGGCTGAAACTGACATCCCATTATATTATAAGCTTTAGATTTTGACCCTTGTAGTGTTATATTGATTGGGTTGCAGTTCTGAAAGGATCTTAAAGGTCGTTTGAACTCCTGTGGATATCTCCTTTACTGAGGAAGCTAAAAGGACTCAAAATAGATGACAAATGGCGGCAAATTTCAACCCATAACAATGTACTTTCTGAGGGCATGTAACTGACAGATTTCACAGTATGAGGATAAAGTTCACCTGACCTTATTAGATATGCTTAAGTTATTgtataaatacaaacaaacaaacaaacaaacatcaaaccaGCCAATTCTGGGGAGTCAGGTCTTTTCCTGAACTGACTGATTTTACATGGAACGACCATCCTGTGAATTTACCGTCTAGTTCAAAAGATGGCAGAgagtaaagaaacaaaaagagcagaaagaaagTGGCTCGGGGACATTTAAGCCCAGACATCACACAAACGGACAACCATTTAAAACTTATGAATCTTGATGTAACTGTACAGGAAGCTGAAGAAGTAAACATCTGAGGATAGAGCCACAgctctaaaaacaaaaagttgagTAAAAGTCAACTCAGCAAGTATCTAAAGAGGATGAAATTCTTATAAAGATGAACTGAACTAATGGAAACATCCCATTAATCACATGTAGCcctttattactattattatatttatttatccttATAAACTCATAGCATTATGTCCAATTACTTCAAATGCCTGAAGATACAGCGTGACATCCATCATTAAAAATATCCCCTGACAGATTAGATTAGACTATACAAAAGGTGTGGTTTACTAATGGTGGAAATCAAAAACTAGAAACAGAGCAGGGAAGAAAACTAAGAgcaaaacagcagcaggagaagGAAACGAGAAAAAACTAAGAGTAGTCTCCTGAACTGAGCCCCACTGATTATGTGTTTGGCCTGGCTGGATTACTGATGTCACCAGTAACATTTATACTGCTATTTAAAACGGACTCTTTAAACGTATTTGTTGGTTGTAGATAAGTCATGCCTACATTTTGCTTAGGCAGGAAATCTGGGTGGAAACTTACGACATAAAAGGAAACCCCTCTTACCCCTACGCCGTAACTTTAAAATTAAGTCATCGGCCTGACAGGCAGTTACATTTCCCAGGAGGTCGGGTTACGTCAGGTTACGTAGAAGATTACAGCGTGGAGTTAAGAGGGGTTTCTGGTTACGTCATATGTTACGGTGAAGCATAATTTTTTTACTTTCACACAGCAATAAGAGCAATCATGACACTTaatctacttttttttattgcattataACTGCTGGATTCACTGTTAATACAATCTACTGATTGATTGTTATGTTAATGCAATTAATGCCAATACAAGTGAACCAGCACAGCGGTGCCTTACATGTACCTTGATGTGCAGGCACATTTTTAATCCCAATCtcaaaagagatttttttttttatctcaagagttaatttttttcctggttaaataacggttaataataataatttactaTCATCCTTATTAACCTATTGACTCTTGGCTGATTGGCTTGCAGAAGGTCACCTGCATGCATAAGAAGCCAGAGAAGGGAAGGCATGGGGCTCGACTCGCACTATTAATTATTAGTTTGGTTTGGATTTATAGGCAgtcttgtttttaatgttatttaataaacaaaaataataaaactgagGAGAAATACTGAATCTAACTATTGTGGGGTTGGTTTACATTGTTACTCTATCGTTTGCTTTTGCCGGGGCTCCAGTCTCgcttatttgtgtttgtttgcatctttaaaatgcttaaaatgCAGCAGTGTAGTGCGTCACATATTTTAGGTTCCTCTGAGCCACGTATTTAAGGACTGAACCAACGTGTAAGCTACCGAAAGGCTCTAGAGCCAAAGCTTCAGTaggatttttctcttttactcaCTACACTTAATTTGTTTATATTACACCAAATATTAAACGTGCAAAACCTGAACAAAAGTCTGCTGTAGAGCCAGGTATTCAACAATCTAATTCCATCTTTGGTGTTCATAATTAGCTTTTATTTGTGAGTTGCTTATAAAACAGCTTTCAAGTGAGGTCACCATTAAGCACTGCATGTCCAGTAGATGGTAGCCAAACCAGAGCGAAGTAACGTTAATCAGCTAGCAGCCTTTCACATGTGGTGACATTTGAAAAACAGtaacagtcatttaaaaaaaaaaatcactcaaaCTTTTCAtccactggggaaaaaaataaattattcatcACTTAACAGGAAGCAGGCATATTTTTACTTAACAAAATGATAGGTCATACTATATATCATATACTTTTATTAGCTGACTACTTCTAGTTGATTCTGGCTACCAACATGCCATGCCACATTTTGAGGCTCTTATGCAGAAAGTTGTGAtgataaaaatgtcagttaaagcaaacttaaaaaaaaaaaaaaacactgaaagtcTTAACAGGTCTTACACTATCAAAAGGACCATGCCCACACCACAAAGCTGAGCTGAACTCAACTGGACATACCCAGGTCCATTTTAACATCTGAATAGTCCTATAAAGTTGGATTGGAAAACTACAGACAAATGGAAAGTGCACAATGAGCTGTGGGGAAGCAAAGTGGTGCATATGCATCAAGTTCAAAGACTTTTAGTTTAAAATGAGGACGTTCCATGACTGTGTGTCAGTCTACTTCTAGCTCAGCTCAGCGACAGTGTGAATAAGGTCAGCAAGGCCTCGTCACGCCATGATGACATCACAGGGGCGGGTAATGCCCTTGTCAAAACAGCTGTCTGATACTTATTAACAGTACATCACAGAGTGTATAAACAAAGCATGTTACTTTACCGATACACACTTAAAACAGTAGGGTTAAGTGCCTTCTAGACTTAAggatataaatgttaaaattctTTAGTGTTAACATTAACTACTTTTTAAAAGCAACTACAAACTGTATGTGGTTTATATTTTCTATATTAGATTAACAaaatcattttatcatttttgaCCAAAAAGGAAGAAACTAGCAGCCAAAAACATCCACTTACTTGTCTTGGAAGTATTTTTTCTGACAAGTGAGGACAGACAAGAGGTATACTGAAGACGATCAAAAAGCAAAACTTTGTCTTCAccgaaaaaacataaaatcatcaTAAAAGTGAAAGTGCGGTGAAAGAAACGTGAACTGTTCCTTTAAAAGTTCTTATTGCTCACAGTCTTGTACAAAGAGGAACAAAAAAAACGGGGGCAAAAAAACCACGTGGCAAtcctaaaaacaacaacaacaaaaaaaaacctgaagatGGGActcccagtgtgtgtttgtgtgtgtgtttgtgtctgtgtggacCAGGCTGTCCCAGATGAAAAACTGACAAACTGTAGAAGctggagaaaaaaagtgaagaaagCTAGGGAGGGGTGGCGGGATGGATGGAGTAAGGGAGTGGTAGTAgtagaaagaggaggagggggtagaaaagtgctgctgctgttgttggagAAGAGTTCAGGTGGTTTTGTCCTCTACCTTGTACCCTGCGGTGGCTTTCTGGGACGCAGAGTGGCGCTGGCTGCCGTCTTTTCCCGTTGTTGATGTCCTGTCTTTGGCCTTGGACTTGTGGCTCTGTCCGCCCCCGCCCTCCTGGCTCTCCACATCAGATGTGTTGCCGGAAGAACTGTCCTGTAgattaaaagaattaaaaaggtGGAGGATCAGTGAAGGACAAATGATATAGCTCTGCTGTGCGAGAGAGCATATCCATGACAAGGTAACTGTGATGAAGGTTAGTGACTTGGACATGAGACCTAGGATCAGTCGCACAGTTGGGCATTTCAGACTTCAGTGTGTTACCAAACTGTAATGTGGATCCATTGCTTCACTTTCCTTGCACTGTTTGTGTTAAAAAGCTTAGAAAGGTTTAACTTCTCCCTTCCCAGCCAATCAAATCACGCTGTGAAAATACCCAACAGAGCGAGGTAAAATGAAGAGTGAGTAATCACATACAAACATCAGTAAGAGGCAACTAGATTGGCTCATTTATGACTAATGAAAGCTTGGGTAGCTTGCCTTGTGATTAATCAAAATACTGTCTTACAGATGAGTTCTTGATCTTCTTGTCATCCTTGCCATCCTCAGCGTCGTCAGAGTCAGGCTCTGAGTCCGGTGCAGGAAGCTCTGGATCCAGTGGAGGTTCGAACAGAGCTGTGTTCAGCGGCAAGTACCGCAGCTCATTGGGAGAGTATCTGTCATACATCAAAATAACAGAGGATCAGGGCGAAACCTTTGATACATTGCACTGAACAGTAATTAGCAGTGAAAGTACTTTTTTTAGTGGGTGCCGTACTTTTTGTAATAGTCTTGGAACTGTCCTGGTATAAGAGCCACAGGGTAGGGTCCTGTCCTGGTTAGCTCTGGAGCCAGCACCTTAAACCTGCCCTGGGGCACCTGGATGATCTGGGACAACACAACACatatgagaaataaaaaaaaaaaccctcaacaacaaaaaagacagTTTGTTGTGGCATTCATAAGCCTCTAATCAGCTATAACCACATATGTAATTATGTAattaaattttacttttttgacACCTGTGCACCATCTACCAAATTTTGATCTAACCAATGTGAATATATCAGTGTATAAGAGTCATTTTAAACTACATACTGCCATACCCGGATTTTCTCTTTATAGAGAAACATCACAGAGAAAGCAGTAATTATGTTTTAAGAGGAAAACCTGCACCGCTATGGCATAAAACTGGAGAATTTCCAGTTGAAGTAAGTGAAACAATAGCCTCCAAAGAGGAAGCCAAAAAAAGCTTTGCAAGCCGTTTTTGGTTTTGGGAGACAGACATCCgctctgctttctttttttgataAATGCCTGAAATTTAAATTAAGCCATCTATTGGGCTTTTACtaaaaccctgaaaaaaaaaccttcagtttGGATTTACATGTGTCTGGAGGTCAAAGTAAGCTCTCCTCTCTTCCATGCGCTCTCTGTTGAAGTTACTGTTAAACTCTGCAGCTTTTTTTGCTGCCTTCTTTATGTACTCGGGGACTTTGCTGGCCTCCACCTTCTGAGGGTTCTGCTGTTGCATTTGCTATGAAAGAACAAAGaatgttagaaatatatttGGAGATGTATGCAGAAGGTTTTCATTACACTTTAGATGAAAATAATGTGGCCCTACTTCTACGGgatctttttttgttgcttgtgAACTTACGGAGTACTCTTTTGCTATTCTCTGTCGCTCCCTCTCCTGCAGTATGACAGAATACTCTGAATGTTTGGTGGGATATTCCTTTATCATCAGATCGATCACCTCATCACTCCTCAGAGCTGTCAAACctgaagaaaaggaaagaaaaggaaagatgtTACCTTCTGATATCACAACTGGAACAGCGGTCAGTCTGAGTTTGAAGGACTGGTTTCTACCCAGAGTGCATTGTGTCTCAGTGATGACATTCTGTTCACGAAGGTAGAGCTTCTCTTTGTGGGACAAGTCTCTCCTCTCCAtatctaaaaagaaacagaaaagcacAAACCAACACCACCAGTTAATATCTTAGAGTAACTCTTTACAACAAAAAAcaggtaaacacaaaaaatctcACTTCTTACCAGGATACTTCCTCTTGAACGACGTGACTCCCAGATACTCGCTGACCTGCTCCTGCAGCATATAATACTCTCCTGTATCGTCTGGTGGCCATTTGTATTCCGTCAGGTTTTCTGCTGGGAAATACGTCGGACtggaaaggaaggttggagggACAACAGAGTTTGATGATTGGAAAAGATTTTTGAGATTAATCTTTGCTGATGTAGACAAGAAAATTGCCACTGGAAGAACTAAAGAGACATCAATACTGACAGTTACAGCTTTTAGGGTTTATCATATACAAGTATATTTTGGggatatatattaaaataaaaagaatgtgACATATGGTAACAACAAATTTTCTGTCCTACTTGGTTGTCAAGAATGCTTGAAAATTATGCCAGTGGATGTTTCTTGCTGAATGCCAAACCAGCTTACCCAAGATCTTGACTTGAGGTATCACAGCTTCGAGAGCTGTCCCCTGAACCCATTCTCCTTCTCTTGGGAGGTTGGCTGCCATCATTGGACACTTCTTCTATGACATCCTCCtacagaggaaaagaaaaatcagaattATTTTTCAACATTAACATTACATAATGTGATGTTTGAAAACTCCAGATCATGAAGTATATCCACAAAGCTTTTAAGAGCTGATTTTGTATTGGACACTTTCATGACACAGAAATGAATAGAGCCCAAATTAATTTTTGCTTAGTAAACCTGAACCCTAGGACTCATAATTGCAGGATTCATCTTCCTGTTGCTACAACAAATTTTAACATGTGTCtagtccttagggactagtaaagcgctatacaaatacaggccatttaccattttaccattcTATCATCGCTTAGGACCAATTTACCTTGAGAGACCCCACTAGAGGCTCCCAGGATCACTTGGTTGACACCGTGTTAATGTGACAATTCATGGAGGGACTACGACACCTCCTAGAAGAGTTGTTTCATATTCTAAGATAAGACCCAGGATGTGCTGGAAAGATTActtctctcagctggcctggtaACAGCTTAGTATCCCACCAAGAAAAGATAGAAGAAGGGGCCAGGGAGAGCAAGGTCTGGGCATCTCTGCTCAGCCTGCTGTATCCACAAATCAGGCCCACTTAATGGCTGAGCAGTGCATACTTTTACT contains:
- the phf10 gene encoding PHD finger protein 10 isoform X2 is translated as MGSGDSSRSCDTSSQDLGPTYFPAENLTEYKWPPDDTGEYYMLQEQVSEYLGVTSFKRKYPDMERRDLSHKEKLYLREQNVITETQCTLGLTALRSDEVIDLMIKEYPTKHSEYSVILQERERQRIAKEYSQMQQQNPQKVEASKVPEYIKKAAKKAAEFNSNFNRERMEERRAYFDLQTHIIQVPQGRFKVLAPELTRTGPYPVALIPGQFQDYYKKYSPNELRYLPLNTALFEPPLDPELPAPDSEPDSDDAEDGKDDKKIKNSSDSSSGNTSDVESQEGGGGQSHKSKAKDRTSTTGKDGSQRHSASQKATAGYKPKVIPSDICGICQKGKEANKKGKPEALIHCSECENSGHPSCLDMSEELVSMIQTYRWQCMECKTCTVCQQPHHEDEMMFCDMCDRGYHTFCVGMDSIPTGLWICEVCDKNFTTPKKKGGAKTPKKNKSAQK
- the phf10 gene encoding PHD finger protein 10 isoform X1 produces the protein MAAVLPVRPPCDSNPATPGAQSIKEDVIEEVSNDGSQPPKRRRMGSGDSSRSCDTSSQDLGPTYFPAENLTEYKWPPDDTGEYYMLQEQVSEYLGVTSFKRKYPDMERRDLSHKEKLYLREQNVITETQCTLGLTALRSDEVIDLMIKEYPTKHSEYSVILQERERQRIAKEYSQMQQQNPQKVEASKVPEYIKKAAKKAAEFNSNFNRERMEERRAYFDLQTHIIQVPQGRFKVLAPELTRTGPYPVALIPGQFQDYYKKYSPNELRYLPLNTALFEPPLDPELPAPDSEPDSDDAEDGKDDKKIKNSSDSSSGNTSDVESQEGGGGQSHKSKAKDRTSTTGKDGSQRHSASQKATAGYKPKVIPSDICGICQKGKEANKKGKPEALIHCSECENSGHPSCLDMSEELVSMIQTYRWQCMECKTCTVCQQPHHEDEMMFCDMCDRGYHTFCVGMDSIPTGLWICEVCDKNFTTPKKKGGAKTPKKNKSAQK